A window of Apium graveolens cultivar Ventura chromosome 8, ASM990537v1, whole genome shotgun sequence contains these coding sequences:
- the LOC141677803 gene encoding DEAD-box ATP-dependent RNA helicase 27-like, with amino-acid sequence MANNEIIPDTNPTQNPKLGYESVKKKRKRKRGKKEDEKLCSGEMNEKGESGGEEKEFVGTKEVEHDNEVEQGDEVEEEKKIKKKKVKSGSGIMSSVMFESMSLSEPTMKAIKDMGFHYTTEIQARSLPLLIKGIDVLGAARTGSGKTLAFLVPAVELLYQLHFAPRNGTGVIIICPTRELAIQTHAVAKELLKYHSQTHGLVIGGSARKTEAERLAKGVNLLVATPGRLLDHLQNTKGFIYNRLKCLTIDEADRILEANFEEEMKQIIKILPKERQAALFSATQTEKVADLACLSLKDPVYVGVDDERNWVTNEGLEQGYCVVPCAKRFIVLYSFLKRHQSQKVMVFFSSVDSVKFHSELLKYIHVDCFDIHGQQKQQKRTTTFFDFCKAEKGMLLCTNVAARGLDIPSVDWIIQYDPPDDRKEYVHRVGRTARGEGSKGNALLFLTPEELQFLSHLKAAKVPVKEYEFPEKKLANVQSHLEKLVSNNYYLNKSAKEAYRSYVLAYNSHSSKDIFNVHRLDLQGVAASFCFDSPPKVCINIDSGASKFRNTKRKDGRSRNGFSSSNPYGNRSSGH; translated from the exons ATGGCCAATAATGAGATAATTCCTGATACGAACCCAACCCAGAACCCTAAACTAGGATATGAGAGTGTGAAGAAGAAACGTAAGAGGAAGAGAGGTAAGAAAGAGGATGAGAAATTGTGTTCCGGGGAGATGAATGAAAAGGGAGAAAGTGGGGGTGAGGAAAAAGAATTCGTGGGAACGAAAGAGGTTGAGCACGATAATGAGGTTGAACAAGGGGATGAGGTTGAAGAGGAGAAGAAGATTAAGAAGAAGAAGGTGAAAAGTGGGAGTGGGATTATGAGCAGTGTGATGTTTGAGTCGATGAGTTTGTCTGAACCTACCATGAAAGCAATTAAAGATATGGGTTTTCATTACACTACTGAG attcaagctaGATCTTTGCCACTTCTTATTAAAGGCATAGATGTTCTTGGTGCTGCGAGGACAGGTTCCGGGAAGACACTTGCCTTTTTAGTACCAGCAGTTGAGTTGCTTTATCAGCTTCATTTTGCTCCTCGGAATGGAACGGGTGTTATCATCATTTGCCCAACTAGGGAACTTGCCATACAG ACACATGCAGTTGCAAAGGAACTTCTAAAGTATCATTCTCAGACTCACGGGTTGGTCATTGGTGGTTCAGCAAGGAAGACCGAGGCAGAGCGACTAGCTAAAGGAGTTAATTTATTGGTAGCAACCCCTGGGCGACTTCTTGATCATCTTCAAAACACCAAGGGGTTTATATACAATCGTCTAAAG TGTTTGACAATTGATGAAGCTGACAGAATTTTGGAAGCAAACTTTGAAGAAGAAATGAAgcaaataattaaaattttaccCAAG GAGAGGCAAGCAGCTCTTTTCTCTGCTACCCAGACTGAGAAG GTTGCCGATCTTGCATGCTTATCCTTGAAAGATCCTGTCTACGTTGGTGTAGACGATGAAAGGAATTGG GTCACTAACGAAGGACTGGAGCAAGGCTATTGTGTTGTGCCATGTGCCAAGAGATTTATCGTACTCTATTCATTCCTAAAGCGACATCAATCCCAGAAAGTGATGGTTTTCTTTTCTTCAGTCGACTCTGTTAAATTTCATTCAGAACTGCTGAAGTACATTCACGTGGATTGCTTCGACATTCATGGACAGCAAAAGCAGCAGAAACGAACTACTACTTTCTTTGACTTCTGTAAAGCAGAGAAAGGAATGTTGTTGTGTACCAATGTTGCTGCTCGTGGTCTTGATATTCCCTCTGTG GACTGGATTATTCAGTACGATCCGCCAGATGATCGTAAG GAATATGTGCATAGAGTTGGTCGAACAGCTCGTGGTGAAGGTTCAAAAGGAAATGCCCTGCTTTTCCTGACACCAGAAGAGTTGCAGTTCCTCAGCCATCTTAAG GCAGCTAAGGTGCCTGTAAAAGAGTATGAATTTCCTGAAAAGAAGCTGGCTAATGTGCAATCTCATCTG GAAAAGTTGGTCTCTAACAATTATTATCTGAACAAGTCTGCTAAAGAAGCATATAGATCTTATGTATTAGCATACAATTCACATTCTAGCAAGGACATCTTTAATGTTCACCGCCTTGATCTGCAG GGGGTGGCAGCTTCATTTTGCTTTGATAGCCCTCCGAAGGTCTGTATTAACATAGACAGTGGTGCATCCAAATTCAGGAATACAAAACGAAAAGATGGACGAAGTCGAAATGGATTCAGCAGTAGCAATCCATATGGGAACAGAAGTTCAGGCCATTGA